The following proteins are encoded in a genomic region of Salvelinus namaycush isolate Seneca chromosome 12, SaNama_1.0, whole genome shotgun sequence:
- the LOC120056678 gene encoding histone H4 transcription factor, with protein MPPASKRARKEDSPLELACEWGSCQESFDRMQEFCEHVEGHLKALDIEDGGNYSFEEHSCLWKECGFCSVESAEEFKRHVYFHCYHTKLKQWGQGVLKAQPSIGTCTIGLHNRNIVPDITDNFICQWEQCEQPSLANPEWFYRHVEMHSMCMDVPSADKELLVRCGWKDCEATFKGRFKLREHLRSHTGEKVVACPICGGMFANNTKFFDHIRRQTTIEGQRFQCSHCSKRFATERLLRDHMRNHVNHYKCPLCDMTCPSPSSLRNHIKFRHSNEKPYSCEYCEYSCKNLIDLRKHLDTHSTEPAYRCDFSNCDYTTRSLHSIKNHYKKVHEGDFVARYKCHVCEQCFTRGNNLTAHLRKKHQFKWPPGHPRFRYREHEDGFMRLQLIRYESVELTEQLMRERPEGHEGEDAARTDVLGPGEDARVVAHSTEVQVELRGVLLEGEQGEGVFYDLTGGDSSQAGEDTVILQLQDTAQQLGMQVA; from the exons ATGCCTCCTGCAAGCAAACGGGCGAGAAAAGAGGACTCGCCGCTGGAGTTGGCGTGTGAGTGGGGGTCCTGCCAAGAGTCGTTCGATCGGATGCAGGAGTTCTGCGAGCATGTGGAGGGTCACCTCAAGGCGCTGGACATAGAGGACGGGGGAAATTACTCATTTG AGGAACACAGCTGTCTATGGAAAGAGTGTGGGTTCTGCTCTGTGGAGAGTGCTGAGGAGTTTAAGCGCCACGTCTATTTCCACTGTTACCACACCAAGCTGAAGCAGTGGGGCCAGGGGGTACTCAAGGCCCAGCCCAGCATCGGCACCTGCACCATTGGCCTCCACAACCGCAACATCGTGCCTGACATCACAGACAACTTCATCTGCCAGTGGGAGCAATGTGAG CAACCCTCCCTTGCCAACCCAGAGTGGTTCTACCGCCATGTGGAGATGCACAGTATGTGTATGGATGTACCCTCTGCCGATAAGGAGCTCCTGGTGCGCTGTGGCTGGAAGG ACTGCGAGGCCACGTTTAAAGGGCGTTTTAAGCTGCGGGAGCACCTGCGGAGCCACACTGGGGAGAAGGTGGTGGCCTGCCCAATCTGTGGAGGGATGTTTGCCAACAACACCAAGTTCTTTGACCACATCAGACGGCAGACCACCATCGAGG GTCAGAGGTTCCAGTGCTCCCACTGCTCTAAGCGCTTTGCAACAGAGAGACTACTGCGGGACCACATGAGGAATCATG TAAATCACTACAAGTGTCCATTGTGTGACATGACCTGCCCGTCCCCCTCATCGCTGCGGAACCACATCAAGTTCCGCCATAGCAACGAGAAGCCTTACAGCTGTGAATACTGCGAGTACAG CTGTAAGAACCTGATCGACCTTCGTAAACACCTGGACACCCACAGCACTGAGCCGGCCTACCGCTGTGACTTCAGCAACTGTGACTACACCACACGCTCACTGCACTCCATCAAGAACCACTACAAGAAAGTACACGAG GGAGATTTTGTGGCTCGCTACAAGTGTCATGTCTGTGAGCAGTGCTTCACTAGGGGAAACAACCTCACTGCCCACCTCCGCAAGAAGCACCAGTTCAAATGGCCCCCTGGGCACCCCCGATTCAG gtatagAGAGCACGAGGACGGCTTCATGCGTCTGCAGCTGATCCGCTATGAGAGCGTGGAGCTGACTGAGCAACTGATGAGAGAGAGACCGGAGGGCCACGAGGGGGAGGACGCTGCCCGGACAGATGTCCTGGGGCCTGGGGAGGATGCCAGGGTAGTAGCACACTCCACGGAGGTACAGGTGGAGCTGAGAGGGGTGCTGTTGGAGGGGGAGCAGGGAGAGGGTGTGTTCTATGATTTGACTGGGGGGGACTCGTCTCAGGCGGGGGAGGACACTGTGATCCTGCAGCTACAGGACACTGCTCAGCAGCTGGGCATGCAGGTAGCGTGA